The following proteins are co-located in the Leptidea sinapis chromosome 30, ilLepSina1.1, whole genome shotgun sequence genome:
- the LOC126973793 gene encoding low-density lipoprotein receptor-related protein 4, with amino-acid sequence MNLSMNLKLIQYFLVVFISHCAYGDDAFILPNQRFANGSAEPDTRSVGRVPPYQPPAIGISGPIQVPGFRPHSPYTRVDAWHPNGRIYINPRESYVVADDIDDGHDDGGCHLPCSKEFFSCQTSCKCIELEKRCDGVVDCIDAEDEAGCRKACDEQDNRTLCHGTNVCIAFDWLCDGDNDCGDFSDETHCGLEVNCTEEQFQCNNGLCIQKEWLCDGDNDCRDGSDEINCPKGKCKDKQFVCSSGDCIPPHWRCDKEADCPDNSDETECPVDFLQCGENEIQCENGKCIRKDFQCDGDNDCGDWTDEDSCPLLPGNCNAAEYKCNDGRCIPERWRCNMEKDCTDGDDELDCEALGIRNCTLDEHMCEDRRCISKTWLCDGVRDCANGEDETNCEVNCEEDQYMCKSLVKNAFRNCVNKKHVCDGMKDCPQGDDEDNCPTKRKCTGRDRCERQCITTYEGKPACACPLGYKLAEDGYSCRDIDECMYEQDPVCSQTCSNTQGSYHCGCMTGYVLRPDERSCKATGESPTLLFSNRIGVRKVWLTGDNYVTVLKGLHNAVALDYHYEKKLIFWTENNMKVIRVAPLDSNNMTDVIRWGLETPSGVAVDWIHDLLFWTDSGTRRVEVATLDGVHRAVLAASDLDKPRAIAVHPGDALIFWTDWGPNPKIERSDMDGSRRKSVIVDNIFWPNGLTIDYMESKIYWADAKHHVIEKASFDGRDRKRITNKGVPHPFALTVFEDAIYWTDWHTKSISTINKNTGMGIQTIHSSLQVPMDIQSFHPLRQLRTYKNRCGGNNGGCSHICLPNSNGYSCRCPLGYNLKSDGRTCVDTPEKLLLYARRKDIRLKLLNPRKQMDALDMVIPVDSIKSAVALDWDHARKRIFWTDVEKDTINRAFLNGSNQTVIVSTNLISPAGLAYDWMTDKIYWTDAGTNRIEVANSDGTMRTLLAWENIDKPRDIVVDPKGGVMYWSDWGKSPCIERADMDGRNRQRLIMGDMTWPNGLALDLLNHKIYWTDGGNRTIEFANLDGTGRTVLIGQHLPHPFGLDLYGDEVFWTDWDTNSIQAANKYTGKNRRTLGAGVEGLMDVRVFHKERRGGTNRCGKNNGGCSHLCLLKPGGRTCTCPTGIKMMDDGKTCTDGPINYLLFAHRVDVRFVSFDVPYLVDVVYPFQGLKNALGADVDQNTGLIYWTDTAERIIRRADKFGQNAQTIINRGLQTADGLAIDSAGRKVYWTDGGRNSVEVSELDGTSRKVLVWTGLDSPRGIALHYEKGYMFWSDWGNVAKIERADLDGSNRYIIATAGVKWPNGLAIDRIQDRLYWNDAKENTIESADFNGLGRKTILSEVPYPYGIVVVGQHIYWTDWKTKALHRADKHNVSDQLIVRDNLEGLMDIRVIQGDYNLDNVCGLNNGGCSHLCLRNSKGYSCACPTGLRFENETDPESKICKKHPDNFLIFATQTSMTVISLDTPELREINIPVKEMKSSIALDFHWDNKLIFYTDVKLNQIRTLDMENMTQSRTIVNSSLETPNGLAVDWIANNLYWTDNEYKVVEVAKLDGSCRKVLLTGLSEPRSVALFPAKGYLYWSDWGEHPSIERAALDGTQRKMIVDHDLGFPNGLTIDYVERRLYWTDALKDRIDTSDLNGQHRVQLVPDAKNPFGMTQFRDHIYWTDWYKKAVIRADKSTGKNVTSVSANFEMAMEIKTVSHERQHGWNPCLENNGGCSHLCFFRGHDYVCACPDSPDDKVCLTNPNERVELRMPSHYPPNYDYMDYEHTDLPTPTPATESRTFVITIGLTAVVFVMICLVLTVIGCVKILKERHSDMKETHRDSSCHISFPNPNYEQSNSGNSSGEPMDRRYRLQGVFKYDKSQNRVTNVYMPEGTSLLPPPPPPPHRQPLRPPTHDDFEPVTLHSFT; translated from the exons ATGAACCTCAGCATGAATCTGAAATTGATACAATACTTCCTTGTCGTTTTTATTTCACACTGTG CTTATGGAGATGATGCGTTCATATTGCCGAACCAGCGCTTTGCCAACGGCTCAGCAGAACCTGACACTAGGTCCGTCGGCCGAGTGCCTCCGTACCAGCCACCTGCAATCGGCATATCCGGGCCTATTCAAGTACCAGGGTTCAGACCACATAGCCCATACACTAGAGTTGATGCATGGCATC CAAACGGGCGCATTTACATAAATCCAAGAGAATCCTACGTAGTGGCTGATGACATAGACGACGGCCATGACGACGGAGGTTGCCATCTTCCGTGCTCCAAAGAATTCTTCTCGTGCCAG ACGTCCTGCAAGTGCATAGAGTTGGAGAAACGTTGCGATGGAGTAGTGGACTGTATCGACGCTGAAGACGAAGCCGGCTGCAGGAAGGCTTGCGATGAACAGGACAACCGGACGCTGTGTCATGGCACCAACGTATGCATAGCGTTCGACTGGCTTTGCGATGGCGACAACGATTGTGGAGACTTCTCCGACGAGACACATTGCG GACTAGAAGTAAATTGCACTGAGGAGCAATTTCAGTGTAACAACGGCCTGTGCATACAGAAGGAGTGGCTGTGTGATGGTGACAACGATTGTCGAGACGGTTCTGACGAGATCAACTGCCCTAAAGGAAA ATGCAAAGATAAACAATTTGTGTGCTCGTCGGGGGATTGCATACCTCCACACTGGCGATGCGACAAGGAGGCAGATTGTCCAGATAATTCTGACGAGACTGAATGTC CTGTCGATTTCCTACAATGCGGGGAGAATGAAATCCAATGCGAAAACGGCAAGTGTATTCGTAAAGATTTCCAATGTGATGGAGACAATGACTGTGGGGACTGGACTGATGAAGACTCCTGTCCTCTACTGCCTGGAAACTGCAATGCTGCTGAATATAA GTGTAATGATGGACGCTGTATCCCTGAGCGGTGGAGGTGCAACATGGAGAAGGATTGCACCGATGGTGATGACGAGTTGGACTGCGAAGCCCTGGGAATTAGAAACTGCACCCTCGATGAACATATGTGTGAAGACCGCAGATGCATTTCG AAAACTTGGCTATGTGATGGAGTTCGTGACTGCGCGAATGGTGAAGACGAAACAAATTGTGAAGTTAATTGCGAGGAGGACCAATACATGTGCAAGTCTCTAGTTAAAAATGCATTTCGTAATTGTGTGAACAAGAAACACGTTTGCGATGGAATGAAAGATTGCCCGCAAGGTGATGATGAAGATAATTGCCCAACTAAAAGGAAATGTACTGGAAGGGATAGATGCGAGAGACAATGCATAACAACATACGAAGGGAAACCAGCATGTGCTTGTCCTTTAGGTTATAAGTTAGCGGAAGATGGATACAG CTGCCGCGACATAGATGAATGTATGTACGAACAAGATCCAGTTTGCTCCCAAACATGTTCTAATACCCAAGGCAGTTACCATTGTGGATGTATGACGGGGTACGTTCTCAGGCCTGATGAAAGATCCTGTAAAGCTACTGGAGAATCACCAACTCTGCTGTTTTCCAATCGTATTGGCGTCCGTAAG gtatGGTTGACCGGTGACAACTATGTAACTGTGCTAAAAGGATTACATAACGCAGTAGCACTGGATTACCACTatgaaaagaaattaatattttggaCCGAAAATAATATGAAAGTCATTCGAGTCGCTCCATTGGATAGCAATAACATGACAG ATGTTATAAGATGGGGTCTGGAAACTCCAAGCGGGGTGGCAGTAGATTGGATTcatgatttattattttggaCCGACTCTGGTACGAGGCGAGTGGAAGTAGCGACACTGGATGGCGTACACAGAGCAGTCTTGGCAGCTAGCGATTTGGACAAACCAAGAGCTATTGCAGTGCATCCTGGAGACGCACTTATATTTTGGACGGATTGGG GACCGAATCCGAAAATAGAACGCTCCGATATGGATGGCAGTAGAAGGAAAAGTGTCATAGTGGATAACATATTCTGGCCAAATGGATTAACAATTGACTATATGGAGTCCAAAATATATTGGGCAGATGCTAAACATCATGTTATCGAAAAGGCTTCATTTGATGGAAGGGATCGTAAACGA ATAACTAATAAAGGTGTCCCACATCCGTTTGCATTAACTGTTTTTGAAGATGCTATATATTGGACAGATTGGCACACGAAAAGCATAtcaactattaataaaaatactggaATGGGAATACAAACAATACATTCTAGTTTACAAGTACCTATGGATATACAGag TTTTCATCCACTACGTCAACTAAGGACGTACAAGAATCGATGTGGTGGTAATAACGGCGGTTGCTCCCATATTTGTCTTCCTAATAGCAACGGATATTCTTGCCGATGTCCTCTGGGCTATAATCTCAAATCTGACGG GCGAACTTGTGTCGACACTCCTGAAAAGTTACTGCTGTACGCAAGACGAAAAGATATCAGATTAAAATTACTGAACCCAAGGAAACAAATGGATGCCTTGGACATG GTGATACCAGTGGATAGTATTAAGTCAGCCGTAGCACTAGATTGGGATCACGCAAGGAAAAGAATATTCTGGACGGATGTAGAAAAGGACACAATCAACAGAGCGTTCTTAAATGGATCAAATCAGACAGTAATCGTCAGCACAAACCTGA tatcGCCGGCTGGATTGGCCTATGATTGGATGACAGATAAAATTTACTGGACAGATGCAGGAACTAACAGGATCGAAGTAGCTAACTCTGACGGGACTATGAGGACGCTACTAGCATGGGAAAACATCGATAAGCCACGTGATATTGTAGTAGATCCTAAAG GTGGTGTAATGTATTGGTCGGATTGGGGTAAATCACCATGTATAGAACGCGCTGATATGGATGGTCGGAACCGACAGCGTCTTATAATGGGCGACATGACGTGGCCAAACGGTTTAGCTTTGGATTTGCtgaatcataaaatttattggaCTGATGGTGGAAATAGAACGATTGAGTTCGCAAACCTCGATGGCACAGGCCGCACAGTGCTGATAG gtcaACATCTACCTCATCCATTTGGGTTAGACCTCTACGGCGATGAAGTGTTTTGGACGGACTGGGACACGAATTCTATTCAAGCAGCAAATAAATACACAGGCAAAAATAGGCGCACTTTGGGTGCAGGTGTCGAAGGTCTCATGGATGTCAGAGTGTTTCATAAGGAAAGAAGAGGTGGAACTAACCG cTGCGGTAAGAATAATGGTGGTTGCTCACATCTATGTCTACTGAAACCCGGCGGAAGAACTTGTACCTGTCCAACTGGAATTAAGATGATG GATGATGGCAAAACGTGCACAGATGGACCAATAAATTATCTGCTGTTTGCTCATCGAGTGGATGTACGCTTCGTCTCATTTGATGTTCCCTACCTTGTGGATGTTGTGTATCCCTTCCAGGGACTAAAGAATGCACTTGGTGCAGACGTGGATCAAAATACAG GTTTGATTTATTGGACGGATACTGCCGAGAGGATAATTCGTCGAGCAGATAAGTTTGGTCAAAATGCGCAAACTATTATCAACAGGGGCTTGCAAACCGCTGATGGATTGGCCATCGACTCAGCAGGCCGTAAG GTATACTGGACAGACGGAGGGCGAAACAGTGTTGAAGTATCAGAACTAGATGGAACCAGTCGCAAAGTTCTTGTTTGGACTGGATTag ATTCTCCCCGTGGAATAGCGTTGCATTATGAAAAGGGTTACATGTTTTGGTCGGACTGGGGTAATGTGGCGAAAATAGAAAGAGCTGATTTGGACGGTAGCAATAG ATATATTATTGCCACAGCTGGAGTAAAGTGGCCGAATGGTCTAGCAATTGATCGCATACAAGATCGCTTATATTGGAATGATGCTAAGGAAAATACAATTGAGAGCGCCGATTTCAATGGCTTGGGTCGGAAAACTATTCTCAGTGAAGTACCATACCCTTATGGCATAGTAGTTGTAGGACAGCATATCTATTGGACTGACTGGAAAACTAAAGCTTTGCATAGAGCTGATAAGCATAATGTTAGTGATCAGCTTATTGTTAGAGATAATCTTGAAGGTTTGATGGATATAAGAGTAATTCAG GGCGATTATAACCTGGATAATGTATGCGGTCTAAACAACGGTGGTTGCTCACATCTTTGCCTTCGAAATTCAAAGGGATATTCATGCGCATGTCCAACGGGTCTCCGTTTTGAAAACGAGACCGATCCAGAGTCAAAGATATGCAAGAAACATCCAgacaactttttaatatttgcaaCACAAACTAGCATGACCGTTATATCTCTAGACACTCCTGAGTTGAGAGAAATCAATATTCCGGTCAAAGAAATGAAAAGTTCTATTGCACTGGACTTCCATTGggataacaaattaattttctatactgACGTTAAGCTAAATCAAATAAG AACCTTAGACATGGAAAACATGACTCAGAGCAGAACTATTGTCAATTCAAGTTTGGAAACACCAAATGGTTTAGCAGTTGATTGGATTGCAAATAATTTGTATTGGACTGACAATGAATATAAG GTTGTTGAAGTTGCAAAGTTAGACGGCTCCTGCAGAAAAGTTTTACTAACCGGTCTAAGCGAACCTAGATCTGTAGCGCTATTTCCAGCTAAAGG TTATCTATATTGGAGTGATTGGGGAGAACATCCCAGTATTGAAAGAGCTGCGCTAGATGGAACTCAACGGAAAATGATCGTTGATCACGACCTTGGGTTTCCCAATGGTCTTACGATTGATTATGTCGAACGAAGGCTGTACTGGACTGATGCGTTGAAGGACAGGATTGATACATCAGACTTAAATGGCCAGCACAGAGTTCAACTGGTGCCAGATGCGAAAAATCCATTTGGAATGACTCAG TTTCGTGATCATATTTATTGGACCGATTGGTATAAGAAGGCCGTGATTCGCGCCGACAAAAGCACTGGAAAAAACGTTACGTCAGTTAGTGCTAACTTTGAAATGGCTATGGAAATAAAGACGGTGTCTCATGAGAGACAGCATGGCTGGAATCCATGTCTTGAGAACAACGGCGGATGTTCACATCTATGTTTCTTTAGAGGACATGATTATGTTTGCGCTTGTCCAGACTCACCTGACGATAAAGTTTGCTTGACGA ATCCAAATGAGCGCGTGGAACTAAGGATGCCTTCACACTATCCTCCGAACTATGACTATATGGACTACGAGCACACAGACTTGCCAACTCCAACACCGGCGACCGAATCTAGAACATTCGTCATCACCATCGGATTAACTGCTGTGGTCTTTGTTATGATATGCCTTGTTTTAACTGTAATAGGTTGTG TGAAAATTCTCAAAGAACGTCATAGTGATATGAAAGAAACACATCGCGATTCAAGTTGCCATATTTCGTTCCCCAATCCCAACTATGAACAATCTAATAGCGGCAACAGCTCAGGGGAACCGATGGATCGACGCTACCGCTTACAGGGAGTCTTCAAATACGACAAAAGTCAG AATCGTGTGACCAACGTTTACATGCCGGAGGGAACCAGTCTTCTGCCGCCGCCACCTCCGCCTCCTCACAGACAGCCGCTCCGACCTCCAACTCACGACGACTTTGAACCTGTCACCCTGCACTCTTTCACCTAA